TCCGTGAACTGGAAGTAGTCGACCAGGGCCTCGGGGTCGGTGGGCACCTTGGAGTCGGGGTGCCGGGCGGCCAGCTCGGAGACGATGCGGGGGGAGGCGGAGCCGACGTGGTGGACGTGCAGTTCGGCCTTGGGCAGCCCCGCGATGAAGGCGTGCAGGTCACGGGCGCCGCTCGGATCGGCGGCGGCAGTCGCTGCCACTGCGGAGGCGTCGAGGCGGTCGGTCATGGGGTCCTCCCCGGGACGGCGCCCCGGGCCGAGCGGGCCTGACGGGACGCGGGTGATCGGCTGATCGATGAGTCGGGATCATCGTAGGCGGAGGCCTGGGAGGCGGAGGCCTGGGAGACCGCCGCCCGCCTCGAACGACACGGGCCGTAGCATGACGGAAGGCTTGGCAGAGGGTGACAGCCAGAGGGTGACAGAGGGGATCCACGCATGTCCGACGAGGCGACCGGCCCGCAGGACGCGGCTCCCAGGGTGCCGTTGGACAAGAACACGGGGGACACGGGCGCGGACAACACGGGCGCGGCGGATAGTGCTGCCGGTGCTGCCGGTGCTGCCGGTGCTGCCGGTGCTGCCGGTGCTGCCGGTGCTGCCGGTGCTGCCGGGACTGCCGGGGACGCCGGGACTGCCGGTTCGCCCGTCGCGTCGAACCCCTGGGCCGCCCCGGGCGACGGCGCGCGGAGTGGCAGCGGACCCGGCCACACCGTCGCCGCGAACGAACCGCCGGCCTCGCCGCACCAGGCACCCCCGTCCGTCCACGACCAGCGGACGGTCACCTCACTGCCCTGGGCCGACCCCTACGGCGGCCCGCTCGGCTCCTTCCCGCCTCCCGGCCAGGGCGGTGCGGTCCCTCCGCCGCCCATCGCCCCCGACGGTCCCGGGCAGATCCCGTACGGCTATCCCGGCGGCTACGGGTACGGCTCCCCGTCCCAGCCCCAGGCCCCCTACGGGAGCGGCGCTCCGGGCCCCTACGGCTGGCCCGGGTACGGGGCGGGGGACAGTAACGGGATGGGTGTCGCCGGGCTCGTGCTCGGGATCATCTCGGCCATCGTCTTCTGCCTGTGGCCGCTGGCGATCGTCCTCGGCATCCTGGGCGTCGTCTTCGGCGCGCTCGGCCGTGGCAGGGCCGGACGCGGTGAGGCCTCGAACCCCGGCCAGGCACTGGCCGGCATCATCTGCGGATGCGCGGGCATCGTGCTCGGCATCGGCATGGGCGTACTGGTGCTCGTGGCCCCCTGAGACCTGACCAACCCAGGCAGGTGCCGACCGGTCTCAGCCCCTCCGCTCAGGCCCCGTTCAGTCCCCGGCCCGGGCAACCCGCTCAGGCACCCGTCTCAAGCCCCCGTCTCCGTCTCAAGCCCCCGTCTCCGTCTCAAGCCCCCGTCTCCGCCCCCGTCCTCAACCGCTCCCGTGCCTCCATCAGGGCGAAGCCCAGCAGGTTCGCTCCCCGCCAGCGCTGCGGGTTCATCGCCGCCTCGTCGTCCGCCGCCATGCCGATGCCCCACACGCGGTCCATCGGGCTTGCCTCCACCAGTACACGCCGGCCCGTGCCCAGCAGGAACGCCCGCAGTGCGGGGTCCGAGGCGAATTTGTGGGTGCTGCCCTCGACCACGATCCGGAACCGTTCCCGCTCCCAGGTCGCCTCGTCGAAGCCGCGGACCAGGCGGCCCTCCTTCTTCGCCTGGGCGGGGGAACCGGCGGCCAGCGCCCGCCGCTCCGCCTCCGGGTCCGCGAAGAGCCGCGCCTTGCCGGCCATCATCCAGTGCTCGGCCGTCGCGTAGGCGACCCCGTCGACCACGAACGGTGACGGCCACCACTGGCTCAGACAGCTTGCGCCCACTTGGCCGTCGGGGCGCGGCCGGTGTCCCCAGAAGTGCAGATACTTGATCCGAGCCCCCGCCTGGACCTCCCTGACCAGGGCATCCCGCCCATCGATCTTCTCCATGCCCGCCAGCATGGCAGGCACCACTGACACCGCGTCCCGCCTTTTCCGCCCCCACTCGACACCCGGTCGCCCCTCGTCGACAGATTCCGTCGTGTAACCAAAAGGCAACAACGGAATCACTTGTTGGAGTGCCCTTGCTCTGTCAGGATCGTCAATCAAATCAGGCTGGAGCTACGTCACCCGCCCCCGCGCACAGCGGGGCGAAGGCGGAGGAGAGCGACATGCAGGACCGGTTCCCCGCGCAGGAACGTTTCACGGACGGCACCCGGTACATCGCGGGATCCCTGATCATCAGCGAGATGCCCCACGGCGGTTACCGGGCCTCCTGCTTCGGCAAGGACATGCCAGCGTATTCGTTCGAGGAGTACACCCAGGTAAAGCACGTTATGTTCGATAACACGGCGATGGCTCGCAAGCCCTGGCACCGCACCATCTTCGGAGACGCGTAAGCGACGACTCATCAGCGACGACGAATCGGCCGCCGACCACGGCCGGACCTCCCGAAGGGGCATCACGCGCATGAAGCAGTACGAGCCCGACCGTCTGAGCCCGGCCCAAGTGGCCGCCATACGGCGCAGCTTCCGCAGTGGCAGGGCGGCCCTGACCCGCCGTTCGCTGCTGCGTGCCTCCGCCGGCGGCGCGGTCACCCTGGGCGGCCTCGGCGCACTGAGCGGCTGCGGGATCCCCGCGGCCGGCAAGACCTCGGGCGGCACGTCCGCCGAGGACCACTCGGCGAAGGAGAAGACCGTCACCTTCTCCAACTGGACCGAGTACATGGACGTCGACGACAGCGGCAAGCACCACCCCACCCTCGACGCCTTCACCAAGCGCACCGGCATCAAGGTCAAGTACACCGAGGACATCAACGACAACAACGAGTTCTTCGGCAAGATCAAACCGCAGCTCGCCGCGGGCCAGGACACCGGCCGCGACCTCATCGTCCTCACCGACTGGCTGGCCGGCCGCCTCATCCGCCTGGGGTGGGTCCAGAAACTGGACGCGTCCAACCTCCCGCACGCCTACGCCAACCTCTCGGAGCAGTTCCGCAGCCCGGACTGGGACCCGGGCCGCGCCTACTCGTACCCCTGGCAGGGCATCTCCACGGTCATCGCCTACAACAAGAAGGCGCTGGACGGCGTAGAGGTGAAGTCGGTCTCCG
The Streptomyces sp. NBC_01485 genome window above contains:
- a CDS encoding DUF4190 domain-containing protein → MSDEATGPQDAAPRVPLDKNTGDTGADNTGAADSAAGAAGAAGAAGAAGAAGAAGAAGTAGDAGTAGSPVASNPWAAPGDGARSGSGPGHTVAANEPPASPHQAPPSVHDQRTVTSLPWADPYGGPLGSFPPPGQGGAVPPPPIAPDGPGQIPYGYPGGYGYGSPSQPQAPYGSGAPGPYGWPGYGAGDSNGMGVAGLVLGIISAIVFCLWPLAIVLGILGVVFGALGRGRAGRGEASNPGQALAGIICGCAGIVLGIGMGVLVLVAP
- a CDS encoding NADAR family protein, which gives rise to MEKIDGRDALVREVQAGARIKYLHFWGHRPRPDGQVGASCLSQWWPSPFVVDGVAYATAEHWMMAGKARLFADPEAERRALAAGSPAQAKKEGRLVRGFDEATWERERFRIVVEGSTHKFASDPALRAFLLGTGRRVLVEASPMDRVWGIGMAADDEAAMNPQRWRGANLLGFALMEARERLRTGAETGA
- a CDS encoding polyamine ABC transporter substrate-binding protein, translating into MKQYEPDRLSPAQVAAIRRSFRSGRAALTRRSLLRASAGGAVTLGGLGALSGCGIPAAGKTSGGTSAEDHSAKEKTVTFSNWTEYMDVDDSGKHHPTLDAFTKRTGIKVKYTEDINDNNEFFGKIKPQLAAGQDTGRDLIVLTDWLAGRLIRLGWVQKLDASNLPHAYANLSEQFRSPDWDPGRAYSYPWQGISTVIAYNKKALDGVEVKSVSDLLDNPRLKGRVGFLTEMRDTMGMTLLDMGKDPAKFTDDDYDAAVARLQKGVDAGQIRRFTGNDYTSDLTSGDFAACLAWAGDVVQLKADSPDVDFVIPASGYLTSSDNMLIPNKARHKTNAERLMDYYYEPEPAAQLAAYINYVCPVDGVKDALAKIDKEAADNPLIIPDKAMQAKSRAFRSLSAEEETAYEAKFAKLTGA